ATGAATAGGTAAAAGCGCAGCTAAAAGAtaacaaattctttattataaatttatatagtttcccctgtccataaaaatattttatgaaacacttTTAAAACATTAGCATTGTAAACATAAAAAGTTCCATATTTCTGCGATCAAaactattcaaattataaaacattaaatttcattattttcgcCTTTTCAACTTTACCTAGAGTAAATGCTGCTGTTAATTGATAGATTCTCCAAAGATTTACTGCAGAAATAGtctaaaatttcttaagataatAATGCTCAAACCTTCATAACTTGGTGAGTTTTAGCGCACAAATGGGGAATTTTTTTGCTGCAGTATTATTCTCtcaagaaaaatacattaaatgtgaCTAAATAAGACaagaaactatataaaatttgactaaataattttgtgaacatgtatttacacaaataaaattatttttgtcttccaAAGTATTCACCTGTTCAAAGTATATTCATatctaacagtttagaaattcGCTATTGATCTAAGATTAGACAGGTCATCATGTTGTTGCTTATGGAGCTTGTCAAAGAGAAGCCAGCTGACAAAGTCAGCAATTTTAAaccgagttttagcgtctcttgtttcagtagcgccatctagggtcaagagtaagTTTTAGCTAttcatgcgtcacaacccttttcacggggtgaacttcattcatacatttcattcattcatccagagatcataatttagacctgaatcagagaacgatcacctctgatccagtactcccagtggtattgtctcaaCTTGGGGGACTTTTTGATTACGACAGATCTAAACATGCACCAGTCACCATGTACACGGGCAGGTTTCagtcggcggggttcgaactccgAAAACAAGGGATGCGaataccaaccaggctatccccgCCTAGAACATCATATATAATGTTTATACATCAAAATTCATGCATAATATAaagcatatattctgtttaactgagtaatttaattactttaaaaatctgattCGTTGAGATGAAGTTTGCTCAGACACTAATACCATAATTGTTTCAGATAAATGGCTTCTCCTAAGAAAAGAATCGCCATCCTCGGAGCTGGATTTTCTGGCATGTGTTCGATATGGACTTTGTTGGAAGAGGGTGGTTTCGAGCCGGTTTGCTTTGAAAAAACTGACCAGCCAGGAGGTACATGGTGCTACAGAAAAGAAGCCATTGACGGCGTCGGTTCCATCATGCCCACGACCATCATCAACCACAGCAAGGAAATGGGTGCCGTGAGCAATTGGATTCCACCCAAAGAGAGCAGTAATTTCCTGCGGCACGGAGAACTCTACCATTACGCCCTGAATATCGCAAAGTCCAGAGGAGCTCTGAAATACATCCAATACAACATAGAAGTCACGAACGTCAAAAGAACTGATGATTATGAGGGGAGTGGGAGATGGAGAGTTACAACACAGAACACAGTTACTGGACAAATATCTTCTGATACTTATGATGGGGTTTTGGTTTGCGTCGGACACATCAATCGACCTAAAATGCCATCTTATCCTGGCCAAGATCTGTACAAGAATCAAATTATTCACACACATAGTTTGAAAGAGGTCGaatcatatagaaataaaattgtggTTGTAGTTGGCATGGGCTGCTCTGGACTAGATGCAGCTGTAGAAATTAGCAATGTTGCAAAGCAAgtatgtgaatttttattttgtgtgtgtgtgtgtgtgtgtgtgtgtgatatataATATAAGGAATACCTCAGGCATATACAcggtatttaaaaagtaaattttaatttacatatgacagttttttctgtttttgataaatttagtattgttgaaataaaggttttcatctaaatttgtctaaatttcttctaaaatttcatctaaatttagaaataaacatatctttacattgaaacataaaattgtgaatagaTGGATGaaggagaaatattttactaagtgGCACTTCTACATTatggtagaaatatttttttttaatttaattctttttccactcaattttttacaaaagtgaaaatgttttcatacaatttctccttatttaataaaactttgtaactgctatattcaggaaaataaaagtttgttccACGTTTTTTGGGTCAGCTgtacaaataaatgaatgaaaaatcgtaaaggatatttttttttcacttctataGGTTACAGCattaattttgtattgatatgcatttaatttaaatatttatgaatgaatgaaatattattacttgtaaaatttttagagGAAATAGTCctgaattaataacaaaatttcaaattaaaaattatgttaatatgcattttttgaattcttaaactttttatttactattgaaaacttttcaattttaggTATATCTCAGTACTCGCTCTGGAGCACATGTTTTTCAACGTGCTGGACCACATGGATATCCATTCGATTATATTCTGCTCAGACGTTGgttgtatattttatatagcaTACTTCCACCTCACATCATGAGTTGGTTTTTGGAATCTATATTCATGGAACCTCAGTTTAGCTCAAATATGTATGCTGTCAAGCCACTTAACCATGTCTTTTCCAAGGATCCGGTCATTAATGATGCTTTAGCGTCGAAGTTGCTCTCTGGGCTTATAAAACAGGTGCCTGATATACTGGAATTCACAGAAGATGGTATCATTTTTGAAGGCGACACAGAAGTCACTAAAGCAGATGCTGTGATCATGGCGACAGGATATACATGGAAGTTTCCTTTTCTAGAAGATGGCATTTTGGTTCACAAACAAGGCAGATTTAATCTTTATAAGTGTATGTACCCGGCGCATTTGAATCATGGAACGCTAGCATTCATTGGTTTTGTTCTACCCTTTGGACCAGGTTTTCCTATTGGCGAACTTCAGATTCGGTGGGCAACTCAGATCTTAGCTGGCAACTGCAAACTTCCATCTAAAGAAGTGATGCTTAATGATATGCTGAAAAAATACAGGTATAATCTGTCGAGATATGTACCGAATGAGAAACGGTCAATACAAGTAGATTTCATACAATACTGTGATGATATAGCTTCTCAGATGGGAGTGAAACCTAATTTCGTGAAGATGCTTCTAACagatccaaaattatttttgaagttatttttcgGACCTTCTCTGCCCTATCAGTACAGGCTTCAAGGGCCTCATTCTTGGAACGGAGCCAGAAAAGCCATCATGACTTGTGAAGAAAGAGTATTGTATCCATTAACGAAGAAAACTTCAGAGGAGATTTCGGAGAACATTTTTCTGGTGATTTTCAAGAAGATACTGAGACCTTTATTCTATTGacacatttaaaatgatttcactaatgattaaaaattgaattgcatataattcaattttattcaacaataaaatgcaTAACTTATATGGATTTATCATTATCTAATCTGTATACCTTCTGAGTATATGTGCAAATATTTGACAAATGcttatctattaattattattattaccaacGACTTCTGTTAATGTTGAATCCATTGAAAATCATAGTAATATAtgctttaaatggaaaaaaacagaccttataataaaatttattttccacgTAAATTATAAGCCATCTCATTCTAAAACGtcctattctaatttcaattttatttacgtTCCATGTATGAGTTTAGCAAGAGTATTATATCATTATGCTTGAAATCTACTATCCTGATCCTTCAGTGTTGTTTTTGTCTGGATTTATTCTACTTAGAACAAATATGCTCATTTATTTAATCTGATTTTGACATACATGCACTCTATCACTAATTAAAAGTATGCACTGACTTATTTATGTCAATAATCAACGATTGCTGTAATCCAATACTTTGCTTATCAAGGATTCCTTAATGTTTGATACTAATGtaagtttattagaaattatgcacTTGAAACGGGATTAGacatatgcttttattaaaacgTAGAAATCTTTAGTTTTCCTGTAGGATACCAAACGTTGACAGAAATGATATTaacaattatacaatatattttatgtagaatattATATATCGCACAAAACCCGACAGAACATTTCgtacaatttattaatatagaatacCCGTAATAAGTACCGTTTTTAAAGTacgatgaaaaattataattacttcttATACAGTATGGCCAAAGTTTTACAATGTATGCAAGAAAAATTTCACATtcttatttgtgttttatttattttatatatataatattgtttagctatttgtttagaaaaataagtgtaccaaaatacaaaatcatttgacattttttttatctatagatAATAAAGCGAATCATTATCTCCTTAACCAATACatatctacaaaagaaaaacatGTCTGAATTTGCAATAATTTGTCCGATaacgcgatttttttttatgtgcgaaaCATATCTTCTGTGTTGTACTACCtttaattagtataaaattaatttttttcatttttatatcagtatTTATCTAATtctatcataattataaaatatacaaacgtATCTTTCTCTTCCAGACTTAGtttctagaaaaattatatcaacatttggcttctaataataaaacatttatgattcttttttttttacttaattttgaatcaataaagcAGAATCCCTTAAAAGCAAATAGAATACTTTCCAGTGAAGTGTCTTGTctatttctattgtttatttctttgaagaaaagcTGTAAAAGTTATTGtgaatttttctgcttttaagaTAGACATGATCGTTACCTCTTAGGAGATTGAAATAGAAGACGATTTACACTTGCAATctgttttttaagtatttgtagATTCTCtgcttaaaataagaaatgctatgcgctttaaatgggaaaaaaatgaagatgcTCGTTGCGATTATTTCAGGCAGTTTTAACGAGACTCTTcatgaattagattttaaagttagtatagaaaaaaatatatttcttgcgTTCTAagcttttaattgaaataaatttgatacatttttaaacttacacgcagagagagagagagtattgcatttttattttggttcTTTCAAATTTCTCAAGAAAACTTCGATGAAATACCCTTGAATTTGGACCATATAAAGAACATGCTCCAGATTACATTTTTCCCTAAAGATTTGGTCACGAAGATTTTAAGTGTCACTATCATGTcgagattagaaaaaaaaatgtcaaaaataaaatggtttcgtgataaataatttttgggttttgaaaaagtatatatgaatattctcCCGACAAATTGTCAGAATTTCGGATAATGTGAGCATACTCTACCTTAATGCTAAGTCCCTGCTCTTTAATCCCGTGAAAGGAGAAGATATTATTAATTCTTCTACGATTCATACGTTGCTGATATAATTTTACTGCTCACTGCATGCAgcacactcccgagtatccagcCTAATATGGCGGAAGAACAGAtctgataatgaaaaaaatcatgatagggcggagttctatgaattcatttctttgcccatcaATACCAGAAGATAAAGTTTTTATGCCAAACTTATTACATAATAagcattttctcacttcttattgagtacgaAGCCCTTCCATTTGACTCAAGCCATATGGAATATGAAAGCGGCAGCGGTAAAGTGAATCATAAAAGCAGTTTCCTGtaatgtgtcgagttaaaatagaagactctatattggtagtttatatactgcactgcccatttaaggaatttattagagataaaataaattaaaagatataaacttttcccattttagcataaattctgtaatgcctaacttacaatgcaggaaacataaacaaaacgttAAAGTAAATCATAAgccttatttttaagaaaatggactcaaattgattttatttttcactagtaaataattacacagatatgaaaatgtAACGCTAAGATGCAAGTCAAAActtagtttttgtttttgaaaaaaaaaaaaaatctttaatagatgACTACTTCTggaacgccttgccttcctcctTTAATTATgctaaaagaaaactaggctgcGTAGTACGGAACTCCGATAGTCACGAGTCGGATActagggagtgtactgtactgTACTAGAAATGACGCTGTGGAATTTCGCAAATATTCTGACCTTATAATGGCTGGAAATGAAGCGatataaaacaaagtaaaatcgtaatttttttgtttaactcgccaactttataaattaatcattcaatatattaggccttaaaaatttatattaatcttataagataaatattattctacAACATAAGGTAATGCAAAAACTGAGAAAACAAGGCAGCAAATTCCAAAATGCTATAAATCGGGAAGCAGctgaaaaatagttattatttactTTACAGTAACATTATCAGCTTTCAGTAATGGTAATTAATAGttaactatctttttttaaaattcaatggcGCATTTACTCAAAGAAACAACTTAATGACATTTACAATTGCCGTCCCGAACAAATAAGCAATGTAAAAAAGTGCTTTCGACATTTTGCCATCTCAGCACTGAAATACAGattgtttaagaaaaaatagaagaataaaagaatttctcaaagacaaaatttatgaattagcttcttaagtttttaatagaattttgctaaaattattttacagaaaattttaaccACATAAGAATGTTCAAATGAGATTTTCGATCAGGTGTGTTATGCGCAAATTTGATTCACTATAAGAATAggagcaaaaattaatttctcattttcgaaagaatttttctaaaatttgtacaattcaaggaaaaaaattgattaatagagaaaaatatcattacacacaatTTTATATCTGCATACATATAGACAATGGCGAGTGATATGATCATGGTTTCAAGAAGCTCTTGCAACTACACTCAAACAAATGAACATAGAAGTGACTAATGCTGAGAAATCATTTTCACggttaacccttatcgtggcaagattgcttttttcaagaaaagtaaaaaaaaaaatgtatataggtagcatattttatattttataaattttttatactttatattttttatatattttatatatatttttattttatagtcgtagtataattttataaagttgtatgtatggtatactatacaaaatgaacataagggttaaagaTAATGACTCCTGCTTGGGAAATCCAGTGATACAATAGAAAATGAAGTATCTAGCAATgctgttgatttaaaaaaaaaaacctaaatgaaAATAGCTAGGTCCTATATTGATCTGataacagaattttaaagaaatcatcgaggctttttctaaattgaaagatTGACGCCGATAGAAAATGTATTCAGTCCAAtcgaattatcattaaaaaaaaatgtcaaaatgtgaGGAAAATGCGTAATAGCAGTTTTATTGGTTTAAGTTGTTGAGTTGGCCATCCAAAATAAACCTCTAAGTTTGCACTCAAATATGCTACTGGATAAAGGATTGAGCTATCATACGTTATTACAGCTTACTTAAAGGAGGAATAAAtctttaaacaatgtaatttttttaattcatttttagagaAGTTTTTCAGTTTTGCTTAAATACAGTAGAAGTACTCTGGTAAAAATCTTAGTTCGATATCCACACTGTTTTGGAAAATGtcaactttttcttaaaattaaagtcaTCGAAAAATGTCTATACCTTTCTATATATTCAAATGCAGCGATAGATAAAAGAATCTTATTCTCAACTCTAGAGACGAGACGAGAGGAGATGATGCGGAAAATACAGCATTACCTATCACAGCTCACAACTTCCAATCGATTAATTCACTCTTCGTACAAGAAACTTTCAACCAAATGCTTCAAAAAAAATAGATAAGTGATTATTACATCGCCTTCAAAGGAATTGAAACTACGCTTCCGAAGAACATCAGTGACTTCGCCATCTCCTTCATGCCCAAGTTTTTCATCATAGCTTTACCCCACAGACTATAATACTCTGGCCAAAAGAAAACTTATGTAAAATTctgtcttctttaatttttttctgaaatataaattattaccaGTTTAATTCTATTGCTTAGGTTACctaaatgtatttcaaaacagaTCTTTTGGCTATACAAAGTTCATAAATCCTGTTTAAGAGAATACCAACGCAAGGAAAAATCCTccgtcaaaaaaataaaagaatttggcACCTGTAGTCTTCCTAACAATAGCCAGGGTATCTGAAACTGCATTCAATACAGTCACCAACGTATGCAAAATCTACAAAATATCATTACCACTTTCAATGATACCTTTCAACAGTTGATTACAAACAACCAGGAACACACTACCAATACCTAAACGATCTAAATTAAATAAGAGAATTAAATGgcaaactagaaaaaaatagattaggAAATCAATGTACTTGGCCTCTGCCCAATTCAAAGATTTACCAAGAACCTGTCCCCTTATGGCAACACTCAAATGAATACTGATCAGTCCATCCAGAAAATTGACAAAAGGCACACTACTTGGAGGGGGGGATTCTTTGGAGAATCCTGAAATTACTACTAATTAAAACTTTCCAATCCAAGAAAACAAAGCCGTCCAGAACTAAAGAAACGCctccaataaatttaaaactaactgAGGATTACAGTATTATTGTCCAGGACATAAGCAGAAAGTTTACTAATGCAACAATGGTTTCATTAAAATTACCCCCACATATGAGAAGGTTAggtcagcgtttctcaacctttcagtattcgcggcccagttttcaaacataattttcatcgcgccccccacttacaataaaatgtacaCAGCAATAATGTAAATTGAgtattttagattttgtttttaaattatttttaactaactgcgaaaacaagagtaaaagcgagccaacgttggcgagaaaccacatcttgcattttggacaagcgggcggtgaacagataaagcgaatgaaagcggggaaaatttaaatgttatatttgaaatgaaagccaaacagagagataacgttaaaagagaatgaaagtagaaaaattctttaatgaaagttaacctagacggggtgagctaaatttagaaactgggaatacatttttttcgaataataaaagaaatgaaacagaagCATgattaaacaaaagagaaaaaataaacaaggtttgtggaagggaatccacacgaccgatgccgtcttgAGCATACGCgcagtaaatgttttctcataggaagaaggaaaatgttcgataactcAAGTTTCAAAtgcagccagtctcattcgagtcgatccttttatcgctatcgaatctatcatgaaagtatatgttatatatgttttcgtattaattgcaattcaccatattaaatattcatggcaGCAGATTTATACAGattcatggataaattttaagcggaagtaagcaagcattagagataatcaagcatcaacaagtacacagacgaggaaaataaaatcaagaaaatattcaagaaagtaaatgaataagaaaggcccctgtgtatcatttgctcaaaaatgttgaccgcagacagcatgaaatctaataaacttaaacgacatttggaaacgcttcctagtgagtacgtcaacaaactcagagaattcttcgaattaaaattaaaatcatataaaaagcgaaaatcattttttaaagaaactttgtctgtgaataaaaaagctttaattgcatcttacaaagttcatataaaatagccaaatgtaaaaaacctcacaccattgatgaagagcttattttactagcagcaattgagattgtagaaactatgtttggagacaatttttaaaaacaattgcagtccctgcctctttcaaatgatactgttgctcgtcgaattggcgatatagctgaagatgtacagtgtaaGCTTTGCTCGatgttgcgtgacaaattgttttcaatacagcttgacaaAGCAACAGAtggtaataaagatgctcatttaattaccTATGTtcaaatttgtgataatatgtcagtagtagaagaactactttactgcaaccaatagaactcaaaacaacagcgctcgcattatttgctattttaaatgattttatgaacgaggcaagcATAGAACAACTAGGAATATGCActgatggtgctcgttcaatgtccggaagattccaaggtacacaagcacttgtaaaacaaaaatcacctGAGTGCatacattgcatgatccacagagaagctttggcttcgaaagaaatgagtcctggtctgaatattgtattaactacggttgtaaccgtagtaaattatataaaaatgtatcctCTGAAATTGAGAATCTtctccgcactttgtaaagacatgggttcaatACATTCagcgttattattttattgcgaggcaagatggtcatcacgtgggaaatttttgcaatgtgtttatgaattaagaaaagaaatcgccattttcctagaagaagaaaatacaccggaggccgagaattttcgagatggtttatttgtgatgaaattgaggtgcTGGTCgatatattcgagaaattaaataacttgaatcatcAACTCCAAGGTGCAAATACACATATGCTGGATACGAATGATAAAGGTAATGTTTTtcgtagaaaattggaattgtggagcagaaatttaaagcaaaaaaacctaatatttgcaaatgtggatgattgtactgaAACTTACAAGGGtaaagaagaacatgtaaaagttgtttttgtaaccattggaaatcatttagccatgctggcaaagaatttaaaaaaatattttcatactgaCGACAAACTGATTGCAAGTTACGAGTAGGTTAGGGATCcctttcataagactcccgaaggactctcaattgatgaggaagaaaaattcatagacttcacgacaagtgacgaaactaaaagacaatttagtaataaatcactatttgaattttgggcagga
The window above is part of the Argiope bruennichi chromosome 7, qqArgBrue1.1, whole genome shotgun sequence genome. Proteins encoded here:
- the LOC129975861 gene encoding flavin-containing monooxygenase 5-like translates to MASPKKRIAILGAGFSGMCSIWTLLEEGGFEPVCFEKTDQPGGTWCYRKEAIDGVGSIMPTTIINHSKEMGAVSNWIPPKESSNFLRHGELYHYALNIAKSRGALKYIQYNIEVTNVKRTDDYEGSGRWRVTTQNTVTGQISSDTYDGVLVCVGHINRPKMPSYPGQDLYKNQIIHTHSLKEVESYRNKIVVVVGMGCSGLDAAVEISNVAKQVYLSTRSGAHVFQRAGPHGYPFDYILLRRWLYILYSILPPHIMSWFLESIFMEPQFSSNMYAVKPLNHVFSKDPVINDALASKLLSGLIKQVPDILEFTEDGIIFEGDTEVTKADAVIMATGYTWKFPFLEDGILVHKQGRFNLYKCMYPAHLNHGTLAFIGFVLPFGPGFPIGELQIRWATQILAGNCKLPSKEVMLNDMLKKYRYNLSRYVPNEKRSIQVDFIQYCDDIASQMGVKPNFVKMLLTDPKLFLKLFFGPSLPYQYRLQGPHSWNGARKAIMTCEERVLYPLTKKTSEEISENIFLVIFKKILRPLFY